In Vibrio chagasii, the sequence AGTAACCAGTGCATTCTCTGGTAATGCAATTCTTTCGCGGTAGCTAACTGTTCCTGAAATCACTTGAGTATTCTCTGCAACCACTTCCTGAGAAGCGTTCGTTTCTGATGTTGTTTGGCAACCGACTAACAGGCCAAACGATACTAAAGACGTTAGAAGAATTAGAGCCTTTTTCATATTCAATTTCTCTCAACATGTTTGCCGGACTCGGCAAATCTACGGACTAATTATAAGAGAGCTTTCATATTCTGTCTTGAAACCCTATGATTTATTGACAGATATCTGACTAAGCTAAATGATTAACACCATAATCTGACACTCATTTTACGAAGAGGAATGCTGGCGATGAGTCAACCTTTAAAAGAATTACTAAGTTTACTTCAGCTAGAGAAGCTGGAAGAAGGTTTATTCCGTGGGCAAAGTGAAAACCTCGGTCTTCCACAGGTTTATGGCGGTCAGGTCCTAGGACAAGCACTTTCTGCTGCTCGTTATACCGTTGAAGACGACCGTAGTGTTCACTCGTTTCACAGTTATTTTCTATTCCCTGGCGACCCTGAAAAGCCGATTATTTACGATGTGGAAAATCTCAGAGATGGACGCAGCTTCAGTACCCGCCGTGTTAAAGCGATTCAAAATGGCCGCCCTATTTTCTACCTGACGGCTTCTTACCACGGTGACGCACCGGGCTTTGAACACCAAAATCCGATGCCTGATATTCCAGGGCCGGAAAACTTTGCGTCTGAAACTGAGCTTGCTAGCCATATTGCGGAGTTCTTACCGGAGAAGTTGCGTAAAACTTTCTGTGGTGAAAAGCCCATTGAGATGCGCCCTGTAACGGTTGTTAACCCACTCAAACCTAAAAAGACGGAAGCGAAGCAGTACCTTTGGGTTAGAGCGAACGGCGCGATGCCAGATAACCACTTGATTCACCAATACCTGCTTGCTTACGCTTCTGATTGGGGTTTCTTAGTTACTGCGCTTCACCCACATGAAGTCTCTCTAATGACGCCAAACTTTCAAGTGGCAACGATAGACCACTCAATCTGGTTCCACCGCCCATTCAAAATGGATGAATGGCTACTTTACGCGATTGAAAGCCCAACAGCGGCCAACACTCGCGGCCTAGTGCGCGGTGAGATTTACAACCAGAAAGGTGATTTAGTCGCGACAGCCGTTCAAGAAGGTGTGATGCGCTTTACTAAGTAGTGATCAAATACTTCTGAGCATCTGTAAGCAAACGCTTGAAACGAAAAGAGGCTAGGTATCACACCTAGCCTCTTCTCTTTTTAATCACAATGGCAGTTCAACGAAACCGTATTTAGTTACCCTGCTCAACCGGCTTAGACTCGCCTTGTACTCGCGTTTTGATACCATCACCCGCATCTCGTAACAAGTTAAATGGCGATAACACCACGCCTTTCACCGCGCCTTCTGCCGCGCCTTGAGCGAGCTCCTTACTCTTGTCAGCCAACAGGTTAGCTTGCACCAAAATCGCAGGGACTTCGGCTCTCAGCATCTCAGACTCGGCAATCACCACAGGAATCGTTTGTTCTCGGTAGGACTTACTTTCAGCAAGCATAGGTGGCATAACATCAACACGGTAGCGCTTAAGTTCGGTCAGCGTTGGCGGAATCACATCCGTTCTCACCTGTCCGACTTCAACTCGAACATTTTTCACTTCGTCTAGGATAGCTGGAATTTTACTGTCGACCGATGCGACCGTTTTGTTCACCTTCTCTACCGTCTTTCTTACATCTTCAACGGTACTCAACATCTGTGGTGCCAACTCGTCGACGTGCTCCGCCAGTATCAGAAACTCTTCGACTTTTAGCTCTTTGGTGAGCACGGAAAGATCCTCAATAACCTGAGGATAGGTATCGACAATTTCACCGACTTTATTGGTGAATGAATAAATGGTGTAGCCAAGGTAAAAAATGGCGATAGCTAACACGAGCTGAATAGCAGTAGAAACTTTTGCAAACATGAATAATCCTTTTCTTCATCGCAGAGGCGATATCTAAACTCGAAACACAATCTTTAAAATGGTTATAGCGGTAGCGCGGTGGTGTACTTTAATGGCTCCATCGCAAACGTAGAAGTAACGTTTGATATACCATCCACACTATTAACCAAGCGCTTATAGAACTCATCAAAGCACTTCATGTCTTTAACCTGCACCTTCATCATGTAATCGTACTCGCCCGCCATGCGGTAGAACTCCATCACTTCTGGGAATTCCGACACAGTATTCACAAAACGACCATACCACTCATGAGAATGATCGCTGGTTTTCACCAATACGAACGCGGTAAAAGAAAGATCTAACTTTTCAGGGTTCAGCAATGCCACTCTTTTTTCGATGATGCCATTCTCTTCCAAACGCTTTAAACGTTTCCAGCAAGGCGTTGTGGTGAGGTTGACTGCTTCAGAAATGTCGTTCAATGACAGGGTGCTGTCTTCTTGTAATAACGCTAATATTTTTTTATCTACGGCATCTATCACACTTTCACCAAATCGCTTTTAAATAGAATAATTTTCTACATTTTAGTCAAAATAAAGCAAATATGGCAAAGTTTTTCTCTCCAGATCTAGCTAAATTAAAACCATACCAATTACAAAAAATTCCTACACTCGATCAGGAGAACGATTATGTGCACTGACCATCAATGGATTAACAACGCGATTCGTAAAATTGAAGCGGACTACCAACGCTCTGCGGATACGCACCTTATCAAACTAGACCTTCCAAGCATTGAAGGCATTGATATTTACCTTAAAGATGAAAGTACACACCCAACAGGCTCTTTGAAGCACCGTTTGGCGCGCTCTCTGTTCTTATACGCTATCTGTAACGGTTGGGTTGGCCCAGAAACTACGATCATTGAATCTTCATCTGGTAGTACGGCAGTGTCTGAAGCTTACTTCGCTCGCCTACTTGGCCTTCCATTTATCGCGGTAATGCCAAAGTGCACAGCGAAGAAAAAGATCGAGCAAATTGAATTTTACGGCGGCCAAGCACACCTAGTTGACCGCTCTGACCAAATTTACGATGAGTCTCGCCGTTTAGCAGCGGAACTTAATGGTCATTACATGGACCAATTTACTTACGCTGAGCGCGCAACCGACTGGCGTGGTAACAACAACATCGCAAACTCGATTTTCAATCAGATGCAGATGGAAGATCACCCGGTTCCAACTTGGGTTGTAATGAGCCCGGGTACTGGTGGTACTTCAGCAACGATCGGCCGTTTCATTCGTTACCAACAGCATGAGACTAAGCTTTGCGTTGTCGACCCTGAAAACTCAGTTTTCCACGAGTATTACAAAACAGGCAATACAGAAGTAAAAGGCAGCACATTCAGCAAAATTGAAGGCATTGGTCGCCCTCGTGCAGAACCAAGCTTTATTCCAGGTGTGGTTGACGAAATGCGTAAGATCCCAGACGCGGCAAGTATTGCAACGACACATTGGTTATCTGACATTCTAGGCCGTAAGGTTGGCGCATCTACGGGTACCAACATGTACGGTGTGCTTCAACTGGCAAGTGAAATGAAAGCGCGTGGAGAGAAAGGCTCTATCGTGACTCTGCTTTGTGATAGCGGCGAGCGTTACCTAGACACTTACTTCAATGACGAGTGGGTGAACAACAACATTGGCGACCTACAACCTTACGCAGCAAAATTAGAAGCTTTCTCTCAAACGGGTGAGCTAGCTTAAGCGCCAAGAAAAGCACAAGCTTTCAAATAAAAAAGAGCCCTTAATGGGCTCTTTTTGTGTGTCTTTAGTTAGCGATAAGCCAAGGCTATTCTGGCTTCTGCTTCGCTTCAAAAGCAGCCAGTTGCTCTGGTGTTGCTTTTGGTTGGTAGTTTTGTTTCCACTCATCGTAAGTCATGCCATAAACACGCTCACGAGCATCATCGATATCAAGATCTAAGCCTTGTTGTTCCGCTTCTGCTTTGTACCACTTGCTGAAGCAGTTACGACAGAAGCCAGCCAAGATCATCAGATCAATGTTCTGAACATCTTTGTTGTTGTCTAAGTGTGCTAATAGGCGACGAAAGGTTGCTGCATCCAGCTTGTCTTGTTCTTCTTGAGAAAGATCTTTGTATTTAAATTCAGCCACTTTGG encodes:
- the tesB gene encoding acyl-CoA thioesterase II yields the protein MSQPLKELLSLLQLEKLEEGLFRGQSENLGLPQVYGGQVLGQALSAARYTVEDDRSVHSFHSYFLFPGDPEKPIIYDVENLRDGRSFSTRRVKAIQNGRPIFYLTASYHGDAPGFEHQNPMPDIPGPENFASETELASHIAEFLPEKLRKTFCGEKPIEMRPVTVVNPLKPKKTEAKQYLWVRANGAMPDNHLIHQYLLAYASDWGFLVTALHPHEVSLMTPNFQVATIDHSIWFHRPFKMDEWLLYAIESPTAANTRGLVRGEIYNQKGDLVATAVQEGVMRFTK
- a CDS encoding Lrp/AsnC family transcriptional regulator — its product is MIDAVDKKILALLQEDSTLSLNDISEAVNLTTTPCWKRLKRLEENGIIEKRVALLNPEKLDLSFTAFVLVKTSDHSHEWYGRFVNTVSEFPEVMEFYRMAGEYDYMMKVQVKDMKCFDEFYKRLVNSVDGISNVTSTFAMEPLKYTTALPL
- a CDS encoding PLP-dependent cysteine synthase family protein, whose protein sequence is MCTDHQWINNAIRKIEADYQRSADTHLIKLDLPSIEGIDIYLKDESTHPTGSLKHRLARSLFLYAICNGWVGPETTIIESSSGSTAVSEAYFARLLGLPFIAVMPKCTAKKKIEQIEFYGGQAHLVDRSDQIYDESRRLAAELNGHYMDQFTYAERATDWRGNNNIANSIFNQMQMEDHPVPTWVVMSPGTGGTSATIGRFIRYQQHETKLCVVDPENSVFHEYYKTGNTEVKGSTFSKIEGIGRPRAEPSFIPGVVDEMRKIPDAASIATTHWLSDILGRKVGASTGTNMYGVLQLASEMKARGEKGSIVTLLCDSGERYLDTYFNDEWVNNNIGDLQPYAAKLEAFSQTGELA
- a CDS encoding DUF1244 domain-containing protein yields the protein MAEFKYKDLSQEEQDKLDAATFRRLLAHLDNNKDVQNIDLMILAGFCRNCFSKWYKAEAEQQGLDLDIDDARERVYGMTYDEWKQNYQPKATPEQLAAFEAKQKPE